A stretch of Arachis hypogaea cultivar Tifrunner chromosome 15, arahy.Tifrunner.gnm2.J5K5, whole genome shotgun sequence DNA encodes these proteins:
- the LOC140179284 gene encoding uncharacterized protein, whose protein sequence is MKEHEEHLRIVLQILKERKLYAKLSKCEFWKEEVTFLGHVVSKGRIAVDPLKVEAVMEWERPTTVTEVRSSLGLVEYYQRFIEGFSRIALPMTKLTRKEKAQQDEQKLQQFFQPVGDQRRGKFTKDDEGLWRYKGRICIPDVRSLRQDLLSEAHNSGFSIHPRSTKMYYNLKKMFWWPTMKDGQSERTIQTLEGMLKACVLDQRGSWDRYMPLVEFAYNNSFHASIGMAPYEALYGRKCQSPRCLYESVEASVLGLDLVAETTEKIKNIRERILTAQSRQKSYADQRRKPLEFEVGEHVFLRVTPTTGIGRAIKTKKLNPRGKKRPLILNPKEPS, encoded by the exons ATGAAGGAGCATGAGGAACACTTGAGAATTGTGTTGCAAATCTTAAAGGAGCGGAAATTGTATGCTAAGTTGTcaaagtgtgagttctggaaagAAGAAGTAACGTTCTTAGGTCACGTGGTGAGCAAGGGAAGAATAGCCGTGGATCCTTTAAAAGTGGaagcggtgatggaatgggaGAGACCGACAACGGTGACGGAAGTCAGAAGTTCCTTAGGCTTAGTCGAATATTACCAGAGATTTATTGAAGGATTTTCCCGGATTGCACTACCGATGACTAAGTTGACAAGGAAGGAG AaggctcagcaagatgagcaaAAGCTTCAGCAATTCTTTCAACCAGTTGGTGATCAGAGGCGTGGAAAATTCACCAAGGATGATGAAGGATTGTGGAGATATAAGGGGAGAATTTGTATACCGGATGTCAGGAGTTTGAGGCAAGATTTGTTATCAGAAGCTCACAACAGTGGGTTTTCTATTCATCCCAGAAGTACGAAGATGTACTACaacttaaagaagatgttctggtggcctacGATGAAAG ATGGACAGTCAGAAAGGACTATTCAGACATTAGAAGGTATGTTAAAGGCGTGTGTATTAGATCAACGTGGAAGTTGGGAccgttacatgccattggtggagtttgcgtacaacaacAGCTTTCATGCAAGTATagggatggctccgtatgaggccttatATGGACGAAAGTGCCAATCTCCACGTTGTTTGTATGAGTCGGTTGAAGCAAGTGTTTTGGGTCTTGATTTAGTAGCTGAGACtactgagaagattaagaatATTCGAGAGAGAATTCTAACTGCCCAGAGTCGACAGAAAAGTTACGCGGATCAGAGAAGGAAACCATTAGAGTTTGAAGTGGGAGAACACGTATTTCTTAGGGTTACACCGACGACTGGGATTGGAAGGGCAATCAAAACCAAGAAGTTGAATCCGAG
- the LOC140179285 gene encoding uncharacterized protein: MATRGRGRAHSPESRNEQPADNHVEFMVAMANLANTIEANAATTLQAVQRLGQPAGNGNENGEGNANDNAKENDDNLGGAPMTLETFLKVHLPIFRGSTNLTEADNWFQAMERALQAQHVLNNQYVEFAAYQLAGEVQHWWQAECCLLQLQNADVPWDIFQTAFYKKYFPESTRESKEMELMQLKQGSLSVADYTSKFEELCTFSRVCQGAPETYESWKYIKYQRRLKDNIMTAVAPMEICTFYDLVNQARVVEEYAKTVAASKDTHGGNTSKGRASIFIREVRVSREEDIRFKGKEASERTLRFSFSGCFNCGLPGHITRDCTRGRNPNTSQSQHQGRVFAVNANDASKADPLMRGNCLIGDKVLIALYDTGASHSFISFAKVEELDLKVSELAFDLHIHTPHQTVMTRSGCRQFISEGENGAVIAKGYYLNYNLDQISVVRDFPEVFPEDISEFPPQMEIEFVIELVLGARPMSITPYRMAPIELAELKTQLKELLNKRNATVCGLPLIEQSNCEE; the protein is encoded by the exons ATGGCCACTCGCGGACGAGGTCGAGCACATTCACCAGAGAGTAGGAATGAGCAGCCGGCCGATAATCATGTCGAATTCATGGTAGCAATGGCGAACTTAGCAAACACCATAGAAGCTAATGCTGCTACaactctgcaagctgtgcagaggttaggccaaccgGCTGGGAATGGCAACGAAAACGGTGAAGGAAATGCGAATGACAATGCGAAAGAAAATGACGATAACTTGGGAGGTGCTCCGATGACCTTGGAGACTTTTCTCAAGGTTCATCTGCCAATTTTTCGAGGATCAACTAACCTCACAGAAGCGGACaactggtttcaggccatggagcgtgcATTACAAGCTCAGCACGTTCTCAATAATCAGTATGTAGAATTTGCTGCTTATCAGCTTGCAGGAGAGGTCCAGCACTGGTGGCAAGCCGAGTGCTGCTTGCTACAGCTTCAGAATGCCGATGTTCCTTGGGACATATTCCAGACggccttctacaagaagtactttccggAGTCTACAAGAGAATCgaaggagatggaacttatgcagctgaagcaaggttctttGTCTGTGGCAGACTACACAAGCAAGTTTGAGGAGCTTTGTACATTTTCCAGGGTGTGTCAGGGTGCCCCGGAGACCTATGAAAGCTGGAAATATATCAAGTATCAGAGGAGGTTGAAGGACAACATTATGACTGCTGTGGCTCCAATGGAGATTTGTACTTTTTATGATTTGGTGAACCAGGCGAGGGTGGTTGAGGAGTATGCCAAGACAGTAGCCGCATCCAAGGACACTCATGGAGGGAACACTAGTAAGGGGCGTGCAAGTATTTTCATCCGAGAGGTCAGAGTTTCAAGAGAGGAGGATATCCGCTTCAAGGGCAAGGAGGCTTCAGAAAGAACACTCAGATTCAGTTTCA GTGGATGCTTCAACTGTGGGTTACCTGGCCACATTACGAGGGATTGCACTCGTGGAAGGAACCCGAATACGAGTCAGAGTCAGCACCAGGGGCGAGTGTTTGCTGTGAATGCCAATGATGCTTCTAAGGCGGATCCGTTGATGAGAGGTAACTGTTTAATTGGTGATAAAGTTTTGATTGCACTGTATGATACTGGAGCTTCGCATTCGTTTATTTCATTTGCTAAAGTTGAGGAACTAGACTTGAAAGTGTCAGAGTTAGCATTTGATCTGCATATACATACTCCGCATCAGACGGTTATGACTAGGTCAGGGTGTAGgcaa TTTATATCGGAAGGAGAAAATGGAGCAGTGATAGCTAAGGGCTACTACCTGAACTAT AACTTGGATCAAATTTCGGTAGTTAGAGACTTTCCGGAGGTGTTCCCGGAAGATATTTCTGAATTTCCACCGCAGATGGAAATTGAATTTGTAATTGAATTGGTGCTAGGAGCTAGACCAATGTCGATTACGCCGTATAGAATGGCTCCGATAGAGCTGGCTGAACTAAAGACTCAGTTGAaagagcttctgaacaagaggAATGCGACTGTGTGTGGATTACCGCTAATTGAACAAAGTAACTGTGAAGAATAA